Genomic window (Vigna unguiculata cultivar IT97K-499-35 chromosome 10, ASM411807v1, whole genome shotgun sequence):
GGTTCAAGGCCTTCTGGAACCCGAGTTGATGCTGTTCGAATACAAAGCGCTGAGCGTCCTCTAACTCCTTCACCAACTCATCCCTCTCCTCTTTGTCCCTTTGGCGACCGAGGGTGTGATCATCAACACTCCTCTGAAGTCGGAGTACCTCGTCTTTCAACCTTTTCTCCTCAACCTTCAGTGAATCGATTTCAGAAGAAAGGAGAGTTTTGGTCTCAGCACAAGCAGCATGAGCAGAAACAGCCTCCTTAACTTGTGCATTCAGAATGGAGTTAGCCTTCAGAGCCTCCCCCAACTCATGTCGAGAATCCGCAAGTTCAGAATGCACTTTCTCACCATCCAAGCACAGTGTGCGGCATAGCAGAGCAGCACGTGCGTTTAACTCCATTATGGCTTCAACAGCCTCGCCAAAAGATAGCCCCTTGTAAAATTCTTTCTCAGCACCGTTAAGGTCAAATGATAACTTATTCCCCAGGCGTAACTCTACCCCGAAGATTCCACCACCAAGAGGGGCCGAAGTTTCACCACTGACCCTTTTAGGAGAAGACAACTTCTTACCATGCTCATGATGACGACGAGAGGACTTGTCCTCTTTTCGTTTCTTGCCGTCACGAGGCGAAAGACCTGAACTTGCAGCGAGCACTTGCTGGATAGGGATTGCCTCAGTTATCACCACAACAGGGCTCTCCTCGGCTTTCTCAGCTGAAGGCGGCACAAACTTCTGAAACATTTGCTTGAAGTAAGCCTTGCTATTCGGGTTCATTGACGTCATTATATCTGAAATACAAACACAAACTTAGCCAAGTTAACAACCCGACGAAGCATCCTATACACAAGAAACAAACTTACCATACAATTCCTCCCGTAGACGAGGAGATTTATAAGCCTTGAGGAGTTTTCGAGTTGGAAGTTTTCGGGGTAGCCGATTAAGTGTATTTAAAGCTGAGACTTCTTCCGGAGACATCACCGAACGAGGCCAAGAAGTAAACTTGGTAGGACGGCAAGTCCAATACAAGGGGAACTTCGCCTTGTCGCCGTTGAA
Coding sequences:
- the LOC114166658 gene encoding uncharacterized protein LOC114166658, whose amino-acid sequence is MMSSPINISSEEFSVRKGKGYVDVATSSSVSATSVRSGSTTASGGGNRTGGGSVSSSSHLADRSVQSKGNVVPINAIEEGAGLNLPVRPGYDWVDFPVKQYFTQYRSGETVGSFAESVNVLEEDIEDNVISFRACKENENVCHGQEGMKEDFFYVYACLFKDLHIRLPFDAFIAGVLTELNVAPTQLHPNSWAALQAFRILCKGLAITPTPALFLHHFSTRPTKRVGWLSLISNSWSSLFGLFSSSYKNFKGKFFKVMIKDEGRKYFFNGDKAKFPLYWTCRPTKFTSWPRSVMSPEEVSALNTLNRLPRKLPTRKLLKAYKSPRLREELYDIMTSMNPNSKAYFKQMFQKFVPPSAEKAEESPVVVITEAIPIQQVLAASSGLSPRDGKKRKEDKSSRRHHEHGKKLSSPKRVSGETSAPLGGGIFGVELRLGNKLSFDLNGAEKEFYKGLSFGEAVEAIMELNARAALLCRTLCLDGEKVHSELADSRHELGEALKANSILNAQVKEAVSAHAACAETKTLLSSEIDSLKVEEKRLKDEVLRLQRSVDDHTLGRQRDKEERDELVKELEDAQRFVFEQHQLGFQKALNQAKFFYDIPLNEGNFDVGKDFYKGKLIPIAEIVDDDATQLVQPVKVEGATYK